The Ciona intestinalis chromosome 11, KH, whole genome shotgun sequence genome has a segment encoding these proteins:
- the LOC100180070 gene encoding dual specificity tyrosine-phosphorylation-regulated kinase 4 isoform X1, with protein sequence MDVSSRFVHLTLIVQGLQLNPTTLTPMTPKATAAHPAPKKPILPRTPPHPQNDIKPWTPQSGASPLDYDDIDLDLSLPETPPPTPQITTDRHPQRPDGPLLLRQRPNTGTTQPKIVGKRRGLKPKKSFLATVAMANVSNGQRDPQARYHGDSNAKTQVITFEDIFGLRPNQQNSSTFGKSHFPSSEGVLQQNKSYQQHGLGSRRNAGKSLVHHTHENYSSGVTHLPHLVDHHHHQHGSTVTSGSGQVQLPPTKLPSAKAMGYKSMAGGLPLHAGASNRHMGAFPDTGNGLNRSSTFTGHNLFSKTRHNASNRHVAASQSNSFDVGLSETGNTRENVVGRVFEGRKLPMSSDEAVKVFGSRLTTFEQSEIVDYNDIWFLGLDGKKVQGVHGASQNCGYDDENGSYIKVLHDHMIYRYEVLEVIGKGSFGQVVKALDHKTNTLVAIKIIRNKKRFHHQALVEVRILDALRRNDKDGGHNVIHMMESFYFRNHLCITFELLGMNLYELIKKNNFQGFSLPLIRRIAHALLKCLCLIYKERIIHCDMKPENILIRQKGQSSIKVIDFGSSCYEHRRVYTYIQSRFYRSPEVILGHQYSMAIDMWSFGCILAELYTGYPLFPGENEVEQLACIMEVLGLPPSDYIETAQRKRLFFDSKGQPRCITNSKGRKRRPNSKDISTAVRTSDPVFLHFLRRCLEWEPSKRMTPDEAMHHEWIVEGRFQKTRGQSRHVGKKSIVPGSNTKPVSATNNSNNTTDTEKASNLQPEKTVQPSSGTRKGKSGKNTTAKIKEETTEGGNDGTGQSTDHSGENNRSTETFSDEDASRERLQPIGASNTSMLADDVENGDIEAEKTAAKESTKNPQKQTSAKENQENKLIVPEATKLPPIA encoded by the exons ATGGACGTTTCGAGTAGGTTTGTGCATTTAACCCTCATTGTTCAAGGTTTGCAACTTAACCCCACAACCCTCACCCCTATGACCCCTAAAGCCACCGCCGCTCACCCTGCCCCTAAgaaacccatcttaccccgaacACCCCCTCACCCCCAAAACGATATTAAACCTTGGACCCCACAAAGCGGTGCTTCCCCGCTTGACTATGACGACATAGACCTGGATCTAAGTTTACCGGAAACCCCCCCACCCACCCCTCAAATTACAACCGACCGCCACCCTCAGCGACCAGACGGGCCGCTTCTGTTACGTCAAAGACCAAACACTGGCACCACCCAACCAAAAATCGTCGGCAAACGTCGCGGATTGAAAcctaaaaaatcgtttttagCTACTGTTGCCATGGCAAATGTTTCAAACGGTCAACGCGACCCTCAAGCACGTTACCATGGCGACTCGAATGCTAAAACTCAAGTAATTACATTCGAGGATATATTTGGTTTGCGACCGAATCAGCAG AACTCAAGCACATTCGGTAAAAGTCATTTTCCATCAAGCGAGGGGGTTCTACAACAAAACAAGTCGTACCAACAG CATGGTCTTGGATCGAGGAGAAATGCTGGAAAAAGTTTAGTTCACCATACGCATGAG AACTATTCGTCCGGTGTGACTCACCTGCCCCACCTCGTGGATCATCACCACCACCAACATGGATCCACTGTGACGTCAGGATCCGGTCAAGTTCAACTTCCTCCTACCAAGCTACCGTCAGCCAAAGCCATGGGTTACAAGTCCATGGCAGGCGGTCTTCCTTTGCATGCGGGGGCGAGCAACAGACACATGGGGGCTTTCCCTGATACGGGAAACGGTCTTAACAGGAGTAGTACGTTCACAG GTCACAACTTGTTCAGTAAAACACGTCACAATGCCTCTAATCGACACGTAGCTGCGTCACAAAGCAACTCTTTCGATGTTGGGTTGTCAGAAACGGGGAATACCCGGGAGAACGTAGTGGGACGAGTTTTTGAAGGAAGGAAGTTACCAATGTCTTCTGACG AAGCTGTAAAAGTATTCGGATCCCGCCTTACAACTTTCGAACAAAGCGAAATCGTCGACTACAATGATATTTGGTTTCTCGGTTTGGACGGCAAGAAAGTCCAAGGAGTGCATGGAGCCTCACAGAACTGCGGCTATGATGACGAAAACGGCTCTTACATCAAG GTTCTTCACGACCACATGATATACCGATATGAAGTGTTAGAAGTGATTGGAAAAGGATCGTTTGGTCAAGTTGTTAAAGCACTTGACCATAAGACCAACACACTGGTTGCAATAAAGataataagaaacaaaaaaag GTTTCACCATCAAGCACTTGTGGAAGTTCGAATCCTAGATGCGCTGAGGCGTAATGACAAAGATGGAGGACACAATGTTATTCACATGATGGAGTCGTTCTATTTCCGGAACCATCTCTGCATTACATTTGAGTTGCTTGG GATGAACCTTTATGAGTTAATAAAGAAGAACAATTTCCAAGGCTTCAGTCTTCCACTGATACGTCGTATCGCACATGCTTTACTCAAGTGTCTCTGCCTTATCTACAAAGAGAGGATCATACACTGTGATATGAAACCA GAAAACATCCTGATTCGACAGAAAGGTCAAAGTTCAATCAAGGTCATTGACTTTGGGTCAAGTTGTTACGAACATCGACGTG TATACACATACATACAAAGTCGTTTCTACCGATCCCCTGAAGTTATCTTGGGCCACCAATACAGCATGGCTATTGACATGTGGAGCTTTGGATGCATCTTAGCTGAGCTGTATACAGGCTACCCCTTGTTTCCTGGAGAAAATGAAGTGGAACAACTTGCTTGTATTATGGAG GTCTTAGGACTCCCACCTTCAGATTATATTGAAACAGCCCAGAGGAAACGGCTTTTCTTTG ATTCAAAAGGTCAGCCAAGATGTATAACCAACAGCAAGGGTAGGAAACGTCGACCAAACTCCAAAGACATCAGCACTGCTGTTCGTACAAGCGACCCTGTGTTCCTGCATTTCCTAAGGAGGTGTTTGGA ATGGGAGCCATCCAAGAGAATGACACCAGATGAGGCGATGCATCATGAATGGATTGTAGAGGGAAGGTTCCAGAAGACAAGAGGTCAATCCAGGCATGTTGGGAAGAAGTCCATTGTACCTGGTAGCAATACAAAGCCAGTGTCAGCAACAAACAACAGCAATAATACAACAGACACTGAAAAAGCCTCAAACCTTCAACCAG AGAAAACAGTGCAGCCTTCAAGTGGCACTAGGAAGGGGAAATCCGGAAAAAACACAACAGCAAAAATTAAAGAAGAAACCACAGAAGGTGGTAATGATGGTACCGGACAATCAACGGATCATAGTGGGGAAAATAATCGCTCTACAGAGACATTTAGTGATGAAGATGCAAGTCGAGAGCGATTACAACCAATTGGAGCATCCAACACCAGCATGTTGGCAGATGATGTGGAGAATGGAGACATAG AAGCGGAGAAAACAGCTGCCAAGGAATCAACCAAAAACCCCCAAAAGCAAACAAGTGCAAAAGAAAACCAGGAAAATAAACTCATAGTACCTGAAGCTACCAAGCTACCACCTATCGCTTGA
- the LOC100180070 gene encoding dual specificity tyrosine-phosphorylation-regulated kinase 4 isoform X2 — MNSFSFKTTEKNHANYKKTERHRREKKSNILPALQPLKESDKHQNSSTFGKSHFPSSEGVLQQNKSYQQHGLGSRRNAGKSLVHHTHENYSSGVTHLPHLVDHHHHQHGSTVTSGSGQVQLPPTKLPSAKAMGYKSMAGGLPLHAGASNRHMGAFPDTGNGLNRSSTFTGHNLFSKTRHNASNRHVAASQSNSFDVGLSETGNTRENVVGRVFEGRKLPMSSDEAVKVFGSRLTTFEQSEIVDYNDIWFLGLDGKKVQGVHGASQNCGYDDENGSYIKVLHDHMIYRYEVLEVIGKGSFGQVVKALDHKTNTLVAIKIIRNKKRFHHQALVEVRILDALRRNDKDGGHNVIHMMESFYFRNHLCITFELLGMNLYELIKKNNFQGFSLPLIRRIAHALLKCLCLIYKERIIHCDMKPENILIRQKGQSSIKVIDFGSSCYEHRRVYTYIQSRFYRSPEVILGHQYSMAIDMWSFGCILAELYTGYPLFPGENEVEQLACIMEVLGLPPSDYIETAQRKRLFFDSKGQPRCITNSKGRKRRPNSKDISTAVRTSDPVFLHFLRRCLEWEPSKRMTPDEAMHHEWIVEGRFQKTRGQSRHVGKKSIVPGSNTKPVSATNNSNNTTDTEKASNLQPEKTVQPSSGTRKGKSGKNTTAKIKEETTEGGNDGTGQSTDHSGENNRSTETFSDEDASRERLQPIGASNTSMLADDVENGDIEAEKTAAKESTKNPQKQTSAKENQENKLIVPEATKLPPIA, encoded by the exons AACTCAAGCACATTCGGTAAAAGTCATTTTCCATCAAGCGAGGGGGTTCTACAACAAAACAAGTCGTACCAACAG CATGGTCTTGGATCGAGGAGAAATGCTGGAAAAAGTTTAGTTCACCATACGCATGAG AACTATTCGTCCGGTGTGACTCACCTGCCCCACCTCGTGGATCATCACCACCACCAACATGGATCCACTGTGACGTCAGGATCCGGTCAAGTTCAACTTCCTCCTACCAAGCTACCGTCAGCCAAAGCCATGGGTTACAAGTCCATGGCAGGCGGTCTTCCTTTGCATGCGGGGGCGAGCAACAGACACATGGGGGCTTTCCCTGATACGGGAAACGGTCTTAACAGGAGTAGTACGTTCACAG GTCACAACTTGTTCAGTAAAACACGTCACAATGCCTCTAATCGACACGTAGCTGCGTCACAAAGCAACTCTTTCGATGTTGGGTTGTCAGAAACGGGGAATACCCGGGAGAACGTAGTGGGACGAGTTTTTGAAGGAAGGAAGTTACCAATGTCTTCTGACG AAGCTGTAAAAGTATTCGGATCCCGCCTTACAACTTTCGAACAAAGCGAAATCGTCGACTACAATGATATTTGGTTTCTCGGTTTGGACGGCAAGAAAGTCCAAGGAGTGCATGGAGCCTCACAGAACTGCGGCTATGATGACGAAAACGGCTCTTACATCAAG GTTCTTCACGACCACATGATATACCGATATGAAGTGTTAGAAGTGATTGGAAAAGGATCGTTTGGTCAAGTTGTTAAAGCACTTGACCATAAGACCAACACACTGGTTGCAATAAAGataataagaaacaaaaaaag GTTTCACCATCAAGCACTTGTGGAAGTTCGAATCCTAGATGCGCTGAGGCGTAATGACAAAGATGGAGGACACAATGTTATTCACATGATGGAGTCGTTCTATTTCCGGAACCATCTCTGCATTACATTTGAGTTGCTTGG GATGAACCTTTATGAGTTAATAAAGAAGAACAATTTCCAAGGCTTCAGTCTTCCACTGATACGTCGTATCGCACATGCTTTACTCAAGTGTCTCTGCCTTATCTACAAAGAGAGGATCATACACTGTGATATGAAACCA GAAAACATCCTGATTCGACAGAAAGGTCAAAGTTCAATCAAGGTCATTGACTTTGGGTCAAGTTGTTACGAACATCGACGTG TATACACATACATACAAAGTCGTTTCTACCGATCCCCTGAAGTTATCTTGGGCCACCAATACAGCATGGCTATTGACATGTGGAGCTTTGGATGCATCTTAGCTGAGCTGTATACAGGCTACCCCTTGTTTCCTGGAGAAAATGAAGTGGAACAACTTGCTTGTATTATGGAG GTCTTAGGACTCCCACCTTCAGATTATATTGAAACAGCCCAGAGGAAACGGCTTTTCTTTG ATTCAAAAGGTCAGCCAAGATGTATAACCAACAGCAAGGGTAGGAAACGTCGACCAAACTCCAAAGACATCAGCACTGCTGTTCGTACAAGCGACCCTGTGTTCCTGCATTTCCTAAGGAGGTGTTTGGA ATGGGAGCCATCCAAGAGAATGACACCAGATGAGGCGATGCATCATGAATGGATTGTAGAGGGAAGGTTCCAGAAGACAAGAGGTCAATCCAGGCATGTTGGGAAGAAGTCCATTGTACCTGGTAGCAATACAAAGCCAGTGTCAGCAACAAACAACAGCAATAATACAACAGACACTGAAAAAGCCTCAAACCTTCAACCAG AGAAAACAGTGCAGCCTTCAAGTGGCACTAGGAAGGGGAAATCCGGAAAAAACACAACAGCAAAAATTAAAGAAGAAACCACAGAAGGTGGTAATGATGGTACCGGACAATCAACGGATCATAGTGGGGAAAATAATCGCTCTACAGAGACATTTAGTGATGAAGATGCAAGTCGAGAGCGATTACAACCAATTGGAGCATCCAACACCAGCATGTTGGCAGATGATGTGGAGAATGGAGACATAG AAGCGGAGAAAACAGCTGCCAAGGAATCAACCAAAAACCCCCAAAAGCAAACAAGTGCAAAAGAAAACCAGGAAAATAAACTCATAGTACCTGAAGCTACCAAGCTACCACCTATCGCTTGA